A DNA window from Spirochaetota bacterium contains the following coding sequences:
- a CDS encoding sensor histidine kinase, with product MEQIITVIDAMALVLFMATFAIAVIKTIKGLFSVDTGIFLSITVVIMMFIMSSNVLKHSGITEMFEYFEDHFEMLVPLFVVIALNSIRLHADIERQARNERDLNAMLEERNELLKEIHHRVKNNLQVVISLVDLRRRQPDIDEKLEKVLMVTENRIYSMSAVHETIYQASAYSNIPAGGFIRTIASQAAQCFRGSGNSGITMRYSIDDGITVRLEVAVPLGLIVNELVSNALRHAFDGRDKGTITVTLARDGAMVLLEVRDDGIGLKAPGNAGDETTLGTVLIRNLAGQIHGTVATTVNGGTAIAVSFPS from the coding sequence GTGGAACAGATCATAACAGTTATAGACGCCATGGCGTTAGTTTTATTCATGGCGACGTTCGCAATTGCCGTAATAAAAACAATCAAGGGTTTATTTTCCGTTGATACAGGGATTTTTTTATCCATAACGGTCGTCATAATGATGTTCATCATGTCTTCCAATGTGCTGAAGCATTCGGGCATAACGGAAATGTTTGAATACTTCGAAGACCATTTCGAAATGCTGGTGCCCCTGTTCGTCGTGATAGCCCTCAATTCGATCCGCCTCCATGCCGACATTGAGCGCCAAGCGCGCAACGAACGCGATTTGAATGCGATGCTCGAAGAGAGAAACGAGCTTCTGAAAGAGATCCATCACCGTGTAAAAAACAACCTCCAGGTCGTCATCAGCCTGGTCGACCTCCGGCGGCGCCAGCCCGATATCGACGAGAAGCTGGAAAAGGTCCTCATGGTCACCGAAAACAGGATATATTCGATGTCCGCGGTGCACGAGACGATCTACCAGGCGAGCGCTTATTCCAACATTCCCGCCGGCGGGTTCATACGGACCATTGCCTCCCAGGCCGCGCAATGCTTCAGGGGAAGTGGAAATAGCGGCATCACCATGAGGTATTCCATAGATGACGGTATCACCGTGCGCCTGGAGGTCGCGGTGCCACTGGGACTTATCGTCAACGAGCTCGTATCAAACGCGCTGCGCCACGCCTTCGATGGCCGCGACAAGGGCACGATTACCGTCACACTCGCCCGCGACGGCGCCATGGTGCTGCTCGAAGTGAGGGATGACGGCATCGGCTTGAAGGCCCCCGGGAATGCCGGGGACGAGACCACCCTCGGCACGGTCCTCATCAGGAACCTGGCGGGCCAGATACACGGCACCGTGGCGACGACCGTCAACGGGGGCACGGCAATCGCGGTCAGCTTTCCCAGTTGA